The genomic window TGACAATCAAAATGATGTTGAGTggaaacttttacaaaatatatattttttcttcatagGAGAGGGAATAATGACAAACATGGAAAGCTGAAACTTTGGCGATGACAATAAAGATATACGTATTAACAAAACAAGAATTTAGATCTAAATATTATTGCTAAAAATccaaaaagtttatttttgtggattATTTTAGGAACCTGTTTATTgaacttatattttgtttaactaATTTAGGACTCTAGTGTCCAATGTTTTTGTATGATATGATATAGTCAACTCTTTATGTCCTTGTATCTCTCATAAAATTGGTTATATTATTCTATGCTTCATGGTTCCAGTGTATATGTGTTTCATATGTGgatgcatatatttttttcctatttattctCATTATGTAGAAATTTAATATACACAAGACAACACAATAAATGAgatgaaaaaatagaataacAATACATGATATGGTTTACAAATTAACTGTGATTAGAGCTATTGTGTATTGGTGATGAAAGGGCCTCACTAATTACCTATTATTGCACCACAACTAAATTATTTCATTACCATGTGTCCGTCTCCTTGTTTCTAAATAAAGTTTTTCCATATATTGTAACATCATTTTTTGATAGGACATATATTGTAACATCATATTGCAGTGATAATTTTAACATTTAACTGGAGTAAAACTCATTGTCTAGAAGCATCAAAGGAGAACATGTAATTAAAACCTTATGTGCTCCTGTGTGAAATCATAACTTGGTTATCTTGATTGTATTCCAATGTAACTAACTAGTTGCAACTGGCATATCACACAGGTGTTTTACATGGGATTCACTTGAACTGTGATATTCAGTGTTTGGTCAAAACAGTAGTTTTTTAGAGATATTTATAACACTATTCCAGAAGACTGATCACAAACTTCAAACAACTTTTGGATTGTAACGTTGTGTggtgtctttttcttttctttttttattatttaattttcaatttgtcATGTTTCTATCCCTATAATACATGAAAGCATTGATGTGAAGTTTGGCCGCTGACCATAAAGTATGAATCCATTTTGTGGTGTCTAATACTTGAACTGTTAATGCCACGTTGAAGTGAGCAAATATCTTTCATTTAATGGCATAGAAGCTTGTTGAAAACTGAATGGTTTTTCTTTAGCTGACGGAAATGATTTGTTTACAATTATTTAAGGACAACATTCTGTTTTTATATATTCAGATATGGGACACAGCTGGACAAGAAAGGTTCCAAAGCCTTGGTGTGGCTTTTTATCGTGGTGCAGACTGCTGTGTTCTTGTGTATGATGTGAATGTGATGAAATCATTTGATAATCTTAACAACTGGCGAGAAGAGTTTCTGATTCAggtaattttctttcatactCTCTTCTGAGAATCCTCCCCATTTTATAGAACCAATGACTGAAACTTGTCTTTTGTGGTTTTGGTGTTCAGGCCAGCCCATCTGACcctgaaaattttccatttgtTGTATTGGGGAACAAGATAGATGTTGATGGTGGCAATAGTCGCGTGGTAAGATGGTTTTTCATCCCctatttgtaaattttataGACTTCCTAGAATCATCCGGGCTAAAAGGTGCTctggtttttttgggatgtaTGTGTAGCTGTTTTTCCCATTAACATCGGGGCTCATGGATCTTATGTTTTGGTTTCAGGTGTCTGAGAAGAAAGCAAAGGCATGGTGTGCCTCCAAGGGCAACATTCCTTACTTTGAGACCTCTGCCAAAGAAGGGTTTAATGTGGAAGCTGCTTTTCAGTGTATAGCCAAAAATGCTCTCAAGAATGAACCTGAAGAAGAAATGTGAGTTTgatttttctccctttttctaATAGGATGAAAATTGAGTAGTTTTTATACACCTGAATTTTATTCTGTTGGTGATTCTGTGGTTATAACTGGTTAAACTGTATTAATTAGAGGTTTTGAGAAGAACAGTGTTTAAGAGGGACTACACTGCTTTTGCCCTAGGAGGTGGCTCCTATTGAGAGGGAGGGCACTTGGGGTGTGGAAGGAGGGAGGGAAAGCAGTGGCCTTCCCTTTTCTTACCATAGAGTTGAGATATATCTATGTCCAGTTCGGTTTTGCCCACAAGTGCAGGACCATCAAACTGTTCAAATACGATGGCCAAAGTATGGAGCAGAAATGGTCTCCCACCTAAGAAAGAGCTCGTataatgttttttcattaattggTGGTGGCTGCACAAATAGTAATTGAAATGCAATTGTAGTTAGTAACTTGTTGTAGCAGGGCTATTTTCTGAATAAAGGAATTCCAGACATTGTTTTAGAACCCACTCCTGTTATTTTATCATGAAGAATCAAATTTGTGCTTTGGAGCTGCTACATTGCACTCTtgttaagaattaaaaaatttagagtgcatttggaagtgattctaaaaattgtttctaacatttcacttaaatgatgaaaacttttaagtattaaaaatattaaaaacattttttagaatcattacCAAACAGTGCACCATCACTTCGAATTGTACCTTTCCATTAAGGTTCTCTAAATATTTAATACATAAATTTTGGTGGGGATTTACAGCTTTATGGAGTAACcaactgattttttttcaatgtttggtGTTTTTTGGTTGATGATGGAAGATATCTTCCGGACACCATTGATGTTGCGAGTGGAGGGCGGCAGCAAAGATCATCAGGATGTGAATGCTAAGGAGGAGTTCCCTGGACTGGGAATGAGAACTGTCATCCACGTCTCCCCAATTCGTTCCTGCAGcagtaacaataataataataaaaatgtcgTCAAGGGTTACGAAAGTTGCAATGTGTATTATATAAGTGGGCAGGGGAAGGAACTACTGCTTGATTTTTATATTCCAGTTGTGTTTTTTCCGTCCTTGCATGTAttccattttcttgtactgtgGTTTCATCCCTTTGAATGCTATCTTGTGCGCCTAGTAGATGAACTCCCACTCTTTGCTTTCTTCCTCTCTTCTGCAATTGTTCCACAAAAAGCCTCATCCTGCAACTCACGCTTATTTGTTTGCCTTTTAAGATAAAgcaaagtaaaaattatttttaaatgaaaaaaatatatatttttatattttttctgaAAATGAATCATACTCTACCACAAATTTTCAATAATGTAATTTTAACGGAAGGCCCACTATTGGTTCCTATAATTTGATAACCCAAAtggaaacgacgtcgtttttgCCAGGTGGACAGAACAAGGCACGTTTCAGTCTGCAGAAAGGTTGGATTCACCCATTCTGCAACGATACACGGATAAACGAACCCTCTTCGtttctagggttagggtttgggaATCAAAATGGAAGCTGCGAGAGGAGAAAAAGATGGTGGATTGCTACGCACACTTCGACCACCGCGTCTCGAAGACGCCGGTCTGGAAGACTGCGCCCTCCCTCCTGATTCCATCAAAGAAGCCTTCCTCAAAGCTGCCACCGCCGTCCGATCACGGGCCGGCTCAATCCTCACTACCGATAACGACGAGGACGATGATGACTGCCTGAATGGCCCATGGCCCACCGCCACAGGCAAGTCCGACTCTCTGCCCGGAATCTCGCCGGAAGGGGAAACCCCAGGCGCTTGTGGCAACCAGAAAGGGGGAGGCATCCCGGGGGTGATGGGAGACGAGGTGGGTGCCGGCGTCACCGATGCGACAAAGGCGGAGGAGAAGTCAGATAAGGTAGTGGGAGGTGAGTTGCGGGAGGAAGGAAAGGAATGTGTGGATGCATTGCAGGGTCTGAAGATCGGAGAGAAGGGTAAAAGCGGAGTGGAGGAGGAAGAACCTGATAAACCCGTACTAGGGGCAGACTTGATGTGAAATTCTAGACTCTCCAATCGTGGAGAGGAGGGGGGTGATGGTTTCTGCTATGGTTTTCTTTGGGGCAAAGGAATTTGGTGCGTATTATGATGAGATTTTGAGGCTTTTGTTGtattattttccttgttttggGTTATGATTTATTGTCAGGgctatacatatatatatatatgaaataatttgatCTTAAATGAGTGAAAGTATTTAAAGTTTACTCTTAGATAGAAAGTGCTGCCTTGGTTGTCATGTAGTGTAATATACTAATCTCTACATAACCATGATTCTTCATATGAAAGCAATCTTTCATAaacatattcatatatattcaGTGtctttttgatgatttttttttttttttaattctttctaatgcacaaaattttgtttatatacACACAAGTGCGAAATTTACTTGGTCTCACTCGAGTGAGAACGAGGATCACTTTGGAACTATGGGAGAATGGGCATACGATACAACCAACTATTTAGTCTAATTTGATCAACCAATCGTAGAATCCtttgagataaaagatattttttttcaatttgattgaagatttcaaaaaaacaaatataa from Vitis vinifera cultivar Pinot Noir 40024 chromosome 9, ASM3070453v1 includes these protein-coding regions:
- the LOC100249742 gene encoding ras-related protein Rab7, whose translation is MASRRRMLLKVIILGDSGVGKTSLMNQYVNRKFSNQYKATIGADFLTKEVQFEDRLFTLQIWDTAGQERFQSLGVAFYRGADCCVLVYDVNVMKSFDNLNNWREEFLIQASPSDPENFPFVVLGNKIDVDGGNSRVVSEKKAKAWCASKGNIPYFETSAKEGFNVEAAFQCIAKNALKNEPEEEIYLPDTIDVASGGRQQRSSGCEC
- the LOC104880236 gene encoding uncharacterized protein LOC104880236 codes for the protein MEAARGEKDGGLLRTLRPPRLEDAGLEDCALPPDSIKEAFLKAATAVRSRAGSILTTDNDEDDDDCLNGPWPTATGKSDSLPGISPEGETPGACGNQKGGGIPGVMGDEVGAGVTDATKAEEKSDKVVGGELREEGKECVDALQGLKIGEKGKSGVEEEEPDKPVLGADLM